AGGGGATTTCGGCATATACCTGGATAAGACGGCCGAAGACCTCAAGAAGCGCGGGATCACAGACGACGAATCCCTATACCTCGAGACCGTAAGGATATCTCTCGCGGACCTGCAAAAAGGCCTGAATAGGGACGCGGTCACCGTCTCAAAAAGCAACCAGGGCATGACGGTAAAGGCCGTGCTTAACGGCGAGGTCACCTGCCTGCTGGCCGTCGATACAGGCGCTGCGGTAATGGTAATAACGAGATCGATCGCCGACAGGCTCGAGATAAATCCCAACGATTCGCTGGAAGACGTGCAATTCACGCTGGCCGACGGCAGTATCATCAAAAGCAAGGTCGTCAAGATAAAGAGCGTCCGGGTCGGGAATTCCACGGTCCATGACGTCGCGGCGGCCGTAACTGACAAACCGCCGGGAGCGGGAGTGGACGGGCTCCTGGGCATGTCTTTCCTGAACAACTTTAATATCAAGATGGATGTAGCGAACGGGAAGCTGATACTGGAAACGATAAAATAGCCTCGGTTGAAAATATGCTTGCCGGTGTGTTATAATATGCAGATCGAAGACAGGAAAAAGGCGGATTTCTACAAATGGACCAAGATCTGGGGGCTTCTCTCCTTTGTGCCCGTCGTCCTGGCCGCAGGACCGCTTGCGGGATACTTTCTGGGCGATTACCTGGAGAAGAAGATCGGGTACGCGCCTTACCTGTCCCTTATCGGCATGGCGCTCGGTTTCTTCACGAGCATAAGGGAGATAATAAAGATATTAAAGCTGGTCCAGAAGACGGACCCGAAACCAAATAAGCCGGAAAATCGTCATGACTGAAACGCACGCCGCACAACCCGAACTGCAGAATTTCGTGGGGCTTCTCGCCGAGAGGCTCGAGGGGACTCCTTTCGCGCATTTCCTTCTTATCTGGGAGAACGTTATATTCTCACTGATAATAGTCGCGGTCATTTCCCTTCTCGCCTATTTCGCCTCGAGGAAGAGTTCTATGGTCCCGGGCAGGCTGCAGCTGTTCATGGAGATGATCGTGGGCGGACTCGACGATTTCGTCTGCGGGATACTCGGCCCGGACGGGAAAAGGTTCACCCCTTTTATCGGGACGCTCTTCATATATATCCTTTTCATGAACCTCTTAGGGCTTATCCCGTTCTTCAAGTCGTCTACAGCGAACCTTTCGACGACCGTAGCGCTCGCGCTCTGCGTCTTCCTCTACGTCCAATATACCGCGATCAAGGAGAACGGCCTGCTCGGGTATATAGACCACCTGATGGGTAACCCGCGCGGGATAATAGCCTTTACCGTATTTATCCCTGTCCTCCTCTTTTTCATACACATAATCTCCGAACTTGTAAAACCGGTAAGTCTGGCCTTACGTCTCCGCAGCAACATCTGGGCCGAGGATATGCTGTTGGCCGTGTCGGCGCAATTCGGTATCGGCGGAGTGCCGTTATTTCTCTTCAACATGATTTTGGTCATATTGAGCGGGATCATGCAGGCGGTAGTCTTCAGCCTGCTGACCACCGTATATTTCGCGTTAGTAATGCCGCACCACGAAGAATAGGAATAATCCCGCCTAAGGCGGGATTAAATTCGGCCTTATGGTTTACATCGTGTATCGATGTAAACCATGGCCTCATTTAAAAAGGAGGTAGGTAATGGACTACAAGGCAATGCTTTCGATCTCCGTCCCGATAGGGCTGGCGATCGCGGCGTTCGGTTCCGCCATCGCTCTCGGAAAGGCCGTAGCTGCGGCAATGGAGGCGACGGCGAGGCAGCCCGAGGCGTCGATGAAGATACTCATCAACATGATCGCCGGTTGCGCGCTTATCGAAGCCCTGACGATCTACGCTTTGGTGCTCTCTTTCTCTCTTCTCGGAAAGATCTAGCAGATCAAGAGATGGACCTACTAAAGCTGCTTACAACTAATGAGATAGTCGCGCAGGTAATAAGCTTCCTTCTGCTCATGGCCCTTCTGCGCGTATTCGCGTGGAAGAAACTCCTCAAGCTGCTCGACGACAGGCGCGCGCGGAT
This portion of the Candidatus Omnitrophota bacterium genome encodes:
- a CDS encoding retropepsin-like aspartic protease, translating into GDFGIYLDKTAEDLKKRGITDDESLYLETVRISLADLQKGLNRDAVTVSKSNQGMTVKAVLNGEVTCLLAVDTGAAVMVITRSIADRLEINPNDSLEDVQFTLADGSIIKSKVVKIKSVRVGNSTVHDVAAAVTDKPPGAGVDGLLGMSFLNNFNIKMDVANGKLILETIK
- a CDS encoding AtpZ/AtpI family protein; amino-acid sequence: MQIEDRKKADFYKWTKIWGLLSFVPVVLAAGPLAGYFLGDYLEKKIGYAPYLSLIGMALGFFTSIREIIKILKLVQKTDPKPNKPENRHD
- the atpB gene encoding F0F1 ATP synthase subunit A, which produces MTETHAAQPELQNFVGLLAERLEGTPFAHFLLIWENVIFSLIIVAVISLLAYFASRKSSMVPGRLQLFMEMIVGGLDDFVCGILGPDGKRFTPFIGTLFIYILFMNLLGLIPFFKSSTANLSTTVALALCVFLYVQYTAIKENGLLGYIDHLMGNPRGIIAFTVFIPVLLFFIHIISELVKPVSLALRLRSNIWAEDMLLAVSAQFGIGGVPLFLFNMILVILSGIMQAVVFSLLTTVYFALVMPHHEE
- a CDS encoding ATP synthase F0 subunit C translates to MDYKAMLSISVPIGLAIAAFGSAIALGKAVAAAMEATARQPEASMKILINMIAGCALIEALTIYALVLSFSLLGKI